In Prunus dulcis chromosome 1, ALMONDv2, whole genome shotgun sequence, the following are encoded in one genomic region:
- the LOC117618850 gene encoding oleosin 16 kDa-like: protein MADQSRHVTLKLQDHDHSAAPPSSLRLTGKFLTAGAAGTTLLVLSGLTLTGTVMALIMATPVLVVFSPILVPAGIVVFLTAAGLVFSGGCGVAAVTTLTLMYKYISSYVATKKRAYLYGQYFCPF from the coding sequence ATGGCTGATCAATCAAGACACGTCACCCTGAAGCTCCAGGACCACGACCACTCAGCAGCCCCACCATCCTCCCTTCGCCTGACTGGCAAGTTCTTGACAGCAGGCGCAGCTGGGACAACCCTTTTAGTCCTGTCCGGGTTAACGTTAACTGGGACAGTGATGGCCCTGATCATGGCCACCCCAGTGCTGGTGGTGTTTAGTCCAATCCTAGTCCCGGCTGGGATAGTCGTGTTCCTGACAGCAGCCGGCCTTGTTTTCTCTGGCGGGTGCGGCGTGGCGGCAGTAACAACGTTGACATTGATGTACAAGTACATATCTAGCTACGTGGCTACAAAGAAAAGAGCTTACTTGTATGGGCAGTACTTCTGCCCTTTTTGA
- the LOC117613805 gene encoding serine/threonine-protein kinase Aurora-1, with product MAIAAENQAQEKASSEVSATETRRWTLNDFDIGKPLGRGKFGHVYLAREKRSNHIVALKVLFKSQLQQSQVEHQLRREVEIQSHLRHPNILRLYGYFYDQKRVYLILEYAAKGELYKELQKCKYFSERRAATYVASLARALIYCHGKHVIHRDIKPENLLIGAQGELKIADFGWSVHTFNRRRTMCGTLDYLPPEMVESVEHDASVDIWSLGVLCYEFLYGVPPFEAKEHSDTYRRIVQVDLKFPPKPIVSSHAKDLISQMLVKDSSQRLPLHKLLEHPWIVQNAEPSGVYRI from the exons atggcGATCGCTGCGGAGAACCAAGCCCAAGAGAAG GCTTCTTCGGAGGTTTCAGCGACGGAGACAAGAAGATGGACGCTCAATGACTTCGACATTGGAAAGCCTCTTGGCCGAGGAAAGTTTGGTCACGTCTATTTGGCAAGAGAGAAACGG AGCAATCACATTGTGGCACTTAAAGTCCTCTTTAAGAGCCAGCTGCAACAGTCTCAGGTTGAACATCAGCTTCGTCGGGAAGTTGAAATACAAAGTCATCTTCGACATCCCAATATCTTACGCCTTTATGGGTACTTTTACGATCAG AAACGagtttatttgattttagaaTATGCTGCCAAAGGTGAACTATACAAGGAACTTCAGAAGTGTAAATACTTCAGTGAAAGACGTGCTGCCACT TATGTTGCATCGTTGGCACGGGCCCTTATATACTGCCATGGAAAGCATGTAATTCACAGAGATATCAAGCCAGAGAACCTTCTAATTGGTGCACAG GGTGAACTCAAGATAGCAGATTTTGGGTGGTCAGTGCATACATTCAACCGCAGGCGGACCATGTGTGGTACCCTTGATTACCTCCCTCCTGAGATGG TGGAGAGCGTAGAGCATGATGCTAGTGTGGATATCTGGAGCCTTGGTGTCCTGTGCTATGAGTTTCTCTATGGAGTCCCGCCTTTTGAGGCCAAGGAGCATTCAGATACATATAGAAG GATTGTTCAAGTGGATCTAAAGTTTCCTCCAAAACCAATTGTCTCTTCTCATGCAAAGGACCTTATTAGTCAG aTGCTTGTGAAGGACTCTTCTCAACGCCTGCCATTGCACAAGCTTCTAGAACATCCATGGATTGTTCAGAACGCGGAGCCCTCTGGCGTATATAGGATATAA
- the LOC117614097 gene encoding oleosin 1-like yields MANQSKEITQNLYGRSAPPSHQTVKLLTAAIVGATLLFLSGLTLTGTVIALIMATPVLVLSSPILVPAGIVMLLIAAGFVFSGGCGMAAMTVMAWLYNYVSNYAAAKQRATAYGQFVMLDI; encoded by the coding sequence ATGGCGAATCAATCAAAAGAAATTACCCAGAACCTCTACGGCCGGTCAGCTCCACCCTCACACCAGACAGTCAAGCTCTTGACCGCAGCCATAGTTGGTGCCACGCTGTTATTCTTGTCCGGGTTAACTCTGACCGGGACGGTGATTGCCCTGATCATGGCTACCCCTGTCCTGGTGCTCTCTAGTCCAATTTTAGTCCCGGCTGGGATAGTCATGCTCCTCATAGCAGCCGGCTTTGTTTTCTCCGGCGGTTGTGGCATGGCAGCAATGACGGTGATGGCATGGTTATATAACTATGTATCAAACTATGCGGCTGCGAAGCAAAGGGCTACTGCGTACGGGCAGTTCGTGATGCTTGATATATAG